AATAATTCCGAATTACTGGACTGTGGGGAGGCGGAGCCTTCTGATCGTCCACACGGCGCTGACTGTGGGGAGGCGGAGCCTTCTGATCGTCCACATGGCGCTGACTGTGGGGAGGCGGAGCCTTCTGATCGTCCGCATGGCGCTGACTGTGGGGAGGCGGAGCCTTCTGATCGTCCACGCGGCGCTGACTGTGGGGAGGCGGAGCCTTCTGATCGTCCACGCGGCGCTGACTGCGGGGAGGCGGAGCCTTCTGATCGTCCACGCGGCGCTGACTGTGGGGAGGCGGAGCCTTCTGATCGTCCACGCGGCGCTGACTGCGGGGAGGCGGAGCCTTCTGATCGTCCACGCGGCGCTGACTGTGGGGAGGCGGAGCCTTCTGATCGTCCACATGGCGCTGACGTGTTGCGGATTTTGCGAATCTGCACTAAAGTCGATGACAAAATCTAACTAGCGACATGTAACGCGGAGCAAAAGTACGTTCATACGTAGCGAAAATGGCGCTGACTCTCCGCAACGGAAAATCTCCGaaccaaaatctgcaccgtttTTCGCGTTAAGAGCAGCTTCAAAATGTTTCCGTCCGTACCTTCAGGTCATCGTCACGTGGGGGAATTCGCCGCAGAATTTTCAGTGTAAATCCCGCTTGTAAAAACCGCGCCGGAATCCGCAGCTTTTTGCCACGTATTTTGGTGCCGCTCCGCACGTGGATTTATCGCTGTCCGTGGGCAAAATCTGTGCGCCGTATTCTGGCGCGTCACTCCGGACCTTATTGATGCGGAAATGTTCCTTTCCGCATCGTCGTTCTGCACGTGGATTTTGCCCGTTGACGGTCACTTTGGCGCGGATCCACAACAAAAAATAACGCTGTAAAAAGCCGCAGACCTTGAAGCCGTTTTTAGACGCAGAAATCGCGTGGAAGATTCCGCGTTTAGACGCCCCGCCGGGGAACGTTCAGACCGCAGAATCCAACTTGGCGATTTCCACGTGTTTCCGCCTCCACCAGACGCCGCAGCAGTGTGCGCCGCGCCGCAGGATTGACGACAGAATCTTCCACCCTAATTCCTCAtctaaaaaccacagcaaaatctgTCTTGTTCCCGTCGATCCGCGGCCCTTCAACGGGCAAAACCCGCATTTGGGATTCCGACACCGTCTGAAGAAGAGACGTCGCTACTTGATGCGCTAACGCGATTTACTGCATCAATAAATCCCCACCCTAATTTTGCCCATTGAAGAGGGTGTTGGATGTCTGGAGGTACCAGATGTGGTATATGGGGGGTAGGTCTGGATGCACAGTGGCACAGGCCCATTGAGAGTGCCTGGTGTGGGTGGCACAGGTCCGGTGAGGGcatggggtgaggggggggggggggcatggttcTAATTAGAGCATCCAGGCTCTGTTGTGGGGGTGCAGTTGTATTGAAGGTGCCACATGTGAAGGGAGGAAGAGGACGCCTATGTTAAGGGAGCCGGATGAAACCCAGTGTGTGTAAGGCATAAAAAAAGACACCCATCCATCCAGGtcggcctattacccccaatgttgatccagagaaagcaaaaacccccaatgaggtagaagacagtTTTCCTCGTTTtaggggcaaaaaattccttctggactccaatctggccatcgccgccccttctgaagtaatgagccatatataatattgtatcactcaagaaaggtgtttggaccctcttgtactcttagtGGGTTcgaccatcaccacgtcctcaggcacagaGCTCCACAGTCCAATGACCaactatgggattgacaagacaactgtcaggtggattcacaactggctgagtgatcgtactcaaagagtggtcataaatggctgcacatccaagtggaagaatgtatgaagtggagtaccacaaggctctgtcctgggcccagtgctggtcaacatttttataaatgatctggaggagggaattgaggggaaactgatcaaatttgccgacgacacaaatctaggagggatagctaacactagggaagagagggagagtattcaaaaagatctagaaaagcttgaacagtgggcggcgactaacagaatggtatttaacaagcagaaatgcaaagtcctacagctgggcaaaaaaattgaggaaagcccatacagaatgggaggaattgggctaagcaggagCACATGTGAAATAGATGGgtaatactaatagatcacagactgaacatgagtcaacaatgtgatgcagcagcaaaaaaggcaaacacaattctgggatgtactaagagaagcatagagtctagttcACCTGAGGTCATtgtctccctctactcttccttagtcagacctcatctggaatactgtgtccagttctgggcaccccaaagtaaaaaagaaaacaaaaaaaaaacgtgggtCGGCTGCAGAggaccgggttggattctgcatgtgggagcccgcagtcaAATCTGACCCGTGTGTACCtgccttttcttcttttctgtactgcggatggttcgcacggctcgcctcagacatgcAAAGTACAGCCTTTTGTTTTGTTCTTCCCTGTTTTTCCCACGCcggcactaggcgatgacgcgggtacccatgaCCTTTCCACACTGTCATTGCAGAAGAGCCGCGAGTCGGACGGCttttattgagttcaatggaagccatccgtgcggaatccacgctaaaatagagtatgctgcgattctttTTCTATTCAAGTGAAAAATCAGAAATTGATTTCCGCTCTTGTGCCGGAAAGAAACGCTTTTCCGTAGCGTGCCCATATGGTATGtaatgcagaatccagaggcggacgcccactgtggattctgcaattcaaagccGTCTGTGCACAGCCGGCcacagacaaactgaagcaagttcagagaagagttaccaagatggtgagcggtctgcaaatcatgtcctatgaggaacggttagaggaactgggagtgtttagcttgcaaaaaataggctgagagaagacttaatagcggtctacaactatctgaagggctgtcacagtgcagagggatcagccctattctcatctgtacaaggaaagactagaagcaatgggatgaaactgaaagggaggagacacaaattagatattagacagtaaggggatcaatgagtggaacaggttaccacaggaggtggtgagttctccttcaatggaagtgttcaaacagaggctggacagacgtctgtctgggatgatttagtgatcctgcactgagcagggggtcggaccagaTGAGCCTGGAGGGCCTTccaaccattctaggattctagtctcaccactcttacagtaaagaacccccttctatgttgctgtAGAAACCTTTCCCCTAGAGTTAGAAAGCGCCCCCATgtgacagtcctgggtataaatagatgatattgtcccctgatatattatacatagttattaggtcgcccctcagacggcttttttttgttttttttttttcaatttattgaTTTGTCTTTTCAAAACTTAAACCCCAGTTTTGATGACccctctgggtgttgtagtccgcccattacattagttgccccctttgtacccgctcaagctctgatatgtccttcttgagttccGGTGCATAaatctgtccacaatattccatgtgtggtctgaccagtgacttgtagagaggaGGAACAATATTCTCACCATGTGCCCcaagacctcttctgatgcccccatgatcctatttgccttggcggcagctgcctgacactggttgcactAACTAagatccccaagtccttctccatgtcagtgtcccCAGGGGTTTCCCATTtcgtgtgtaatggtgacatggatttcctgcccgtgtgcagtaCCTTCTATTTATCAGAGTTACACCTCGTCTGCCCCCAACTCATCCAGATGCATGTATAACCGCATACAGATCTCTAtgtaaccacattctgtcctcttgtgttaattacaccGTGTAGGAGGGAAACCGGGGCGACGGAGCCGGACATGTGGGGGGCGCAAGTCTGTTCGGGCAGCTGAACACTTGGGCCGAAGGGAGGTGCTGTTAATGGAGCCGGACCTGTGGGGGAGAAAGGGGACCGGTCCGTAGAGGGAGGGGGTCACGTGGGGTGAAGGGGGGTCCATTGAAGGCATGGGATGTGTGGTGGGGGGGACATGCAGGTATATGGAGTTGTCCGGATGGATTGGGGCCTCTAGGAGTGTAGATATATTCTATATGTGAGCTATAAAACCACCTTGACAATTGCTCCTTCTAGTGCTCACACGCTGTTTTACCAGTATGGTGATGGGATGTCCTGAGAtctgactgctgagaccctcagTGATTGCGATCCATCAGTGTATATATGTTTATATAGTCATACAACATGTATGATCGTGCAGTAATATCCATGTAATACTACAGTTATTACGCCTGCAGATGTGATATATATGGTTGGTGACGTTACTTACTGTGCTCTTCTTTTGTATTGCAGGAAGACTGACGGTGACATCCAGCCCAACCCGCCACGCCGGACAAGTATGTGATTTTTCCCTCTCCCTCgagaactacagctcccagcatacCTTATAGTACATTATGATACCTGTAGTGTAGACGCCTACCCTGCTAATATCAGATTAAGTGGGCTGATCATGATATATTTTGGAGGTCTGTTGTTGGTGACCCTCTCTAAATGCCCATTTCCCACCGCTGCCAGGGAGATACTCTGGGTAATGGGGGTGAGGGGTCCGGATCTGTTCCCTGCAGATGGGCAGACACTCTGGCACAGGCAGCTCACAGTCTCGTCTCTTTGCAGGACAGAAGCGCTGTGTGAACAGTCTGCTCAGCCTAATGACCTGGTACTCCGACCACAAGAGTCACTGTCCTCATGAGCCTGCCCTCTCTGAGCTCGATTCTAGTCACCACCTCTATACCACTGCAGTGTGGCAGTGCCACGCTGGGCACCACTTCTTTCAAGATCTTCGGTGCCCACTGAAAACACTAAATTACAAAGGTAAGAAGTCCATATTGTGGAACGCTGTGTACAGATCACCCTCTTGGGGACAACCGGAAGCTGAGATCTAATCGGCTCTGCACTGATGACCGGGTCGATCAGAGCTGCATTGTAAAGAATGGGGGAGTGGATCGTAGACTTGCTTCAGTCCTTGAATCCCATGTCTGGATCCTTCTTTGCAGTGTGTGATGATGAAGTAAGCTCCGATGATTCCTCCTCCAGACCGGCACCCGTCATCCAAGTCTCAGAGATATGTGACGAGTCGGATCAGCCGATCCATACCCTGTACTCCGAAAGCATGACGGAAGGagaagagcagtgcactgaggaaAGCGAGACGGTGGTGTGTGTCCCCATGGGGCCCGGAGCAGAGGGTCTCTTTGAAGGAGTGTCCCAGGAAGCACTAGGGCAGGTGGTAGCTGCTGCCAACTGTCCCTCCCAGGTCATTATCATTGCTGGTCCTGGATACGAGGCATTGGCAGCAGAAGGGATCCAGCTGGATGTCAGCGGAGGAGGCAGCGATGATGAGGGTGCGTGTACAACCCTGGAGGCGGTGACCGAGTTCACTCAGACGGAGATTGGGGATGACGACGACAGTGAAGGGGGGCTAACAGGTAACGGGGTGCCTTTTGGAAACTGTCAACAAGCTGGTCGTTAAATGCACTCCTGAGGCCGCTTCACACAGACTGTATATGCTGCAGAATCGCCACATATACATTCCACTTACtgtagaaattctgcagcatttccagtaCAAGACGTGTGAAGGAGCGGAAAACATCCACATTCTCTATGGTGACTCTGTGAGTCGCCAGACCTCACCGGGGGGTTCACTATCTGGCTTGTAAATCCTAAATTGTTAAACAATGTCAGGAATGTTCGGGAACTACAACCTCCTCTGACATAAATCGGGGTTAGTTGTCATTTAGGCTGCCTACACACGAGTGAGCGGGATATCCGGCCTGGGgctcgccaacgtgcgttttCACGATGATGCACGGCATTTTCCTGGCGCCTccccatcacttcagtaaggTAGTGATCATCCGGCGCGTTAAACGATTTGGCAAGTGATTCCCATTGTTTGCAGTGTGAACCTCCCTGTGTCGAAAagaatgggcgatgcattccgaggaGCGTTAAAAGATGGGACGTGCCCGCACTGCGATGCGTATGactccattgcaaagaatgaggttcatagtcatgcaagatttgtgagtCTCGAAtggtttctcggccgtgtgaagcgGCCTTATCATATGGGGGCATCACGGTCTGCGTTGCCCTGTGTCTGGGATTTCGGCTATCTATACATAAGTCGGGGCTAATTAGCAGGAACACGTGTTTGTCAGATAGCAAAAAACATTCCAACAGGCGCTTATAAGAGTCTCCTCTGAGCAACAACTTCTGGGGCTGCTGCCAAAAACCAAAGTATTCAAGGACCTATTACACAGAATAGGAGGCAGTACCCAAAAGGAGCAGGATCGTCGTCTGGTGGGCGGGCATTATCAGAACAGGCTTCTGTTACTAGGTGTTTGTCTGCGGCGGTACGCCGGCCGATGATGTTAGGGAAGGTTGCGTTCGGCTCCAGTGAGTTTTCTTTTTCAACCAGTTGTTCAGTTCTTCGTGATTGCTGATTCAGACGAACACCGTGCAGCGGTAAGAAAACGCATGGAGTGAgatcaggtgggcatggagggtgaGGGAAGGGTGTCATAccggttttcattaaaaatcaacccgtagctccgccccgtcacgtgtgccgattccagcctcctgattggctggaatcggcacacgtgacggggcggagctacacgatgacgtgtagaaggggcggagccagaacgccgctactgccggacagacccgaaggcagaagacccttccgcgcaagcgcgtctaatcgggcgattagacgctgaagttagacggaaccgccagcgcagggaaggtaagtgaataacttctgtatggctcatatttaatgcacgatgtatattacaaagtgcattaatatggccatacataagtgcttaaccccacttgctttcgcgagacaacccctttaaccccagcACAGGGTGACATAAACATGTATGTTGTCCCTCTTTCACCTAGAGGAGAACGCGCTCTACACCTTGCAAGCTGAGGAGTCGGAGCTGGTGGAAGCCGAGAGTGTCATACTTCATTCCCCGTTATCTGATCCTGCTTCCATGGAAGAAGGATCGATCGGCCCAGTCATCCTGGAGAGCGGCAAGTACCAAGTGGAGCCTGTGCAGCGGGTCATCAAGGAACCCGAGAAGTGAGTGTGCCGTCGGAAGGTGACATACCCCTGCTTGGGCTATGAGGAGGGAGTTACAACAGGTTAGAATAATCATGGCTGCTTTCTACCAAAAACAGCGCTGCTCTTGACCGTAGGTTGTGTGCAGTACTGCAGCCAGACTCGTTCATTTGGACGATACAAGAGTCGGGCTGTTTAtggaagaaagcggccatgttttttCTAATCTGATACAACCTGCTTAAAGGAGAACTTCTCCAAAAATGCTGAACACTCCACCTTGGGCAGAGGGTCCGGTGTTGTACATGCCTCCTGACTCTAGTGACTGGTGTCAGATCTCAGTGCTGTCCACCGTTGCAATGTTTGCAGGATGCAGGACCCTCCTCTACTTTAGTCATGTGTTGGCAAGTGATCACAGGGGGCAGCTGTAATTACTGTTCAGATGATGGCTGGATTGCCCctgtgcagacagcagtgaagggaCCGTTACTAGCTATATTTTTCTAATGGGCGTAGAGCTTCTGTAACCGCTATGGTTTGCGTTCTTACAGGAAGAGGAACCGTCGCTCTCGGGGGGTCACCGATGCTGATGGGGTGCCGGAGATGTTCCACTGCCCATATGAGGGGTGCCCTCAGGTCTATACTGCTCTCAACAGCTTCCAGGTATGTATGCTCCATGTGTGGTTGTCGTCTTCAGGTCAAATCCACATGGCTGATATTCCTGTGTGAGGTCCGTCCGATTGTGATATGAATGAAACTCGCACAGGAAAAGCCATTCTTTTGGATAGGTTCATGCACATCACCCTTCATGTGcttgtgagtgcgatgcaattttttttttcccttggtcccatagaaaataatgggcaatctCCACTCGCGTTGAAATTGCAAGTGCAGCGATGCAATGCGCTTTTCTCACgcacttgcattaaaaaaaatcacagatttgcaagtgtgatattggACCGCCTCTCTTGGTGTATTGAGATTATAACAACGTTATGGAGGGCTACGAATATGTTATAAAAGTGATCGGAGTCCCGTGACTCCCTTCTTCATATTGCACCTTTGGACCTTTCCAATCAGATATTTGACATATCTGTAACGGCGGAGATCAGAACCACCTCTGTCCTCTACTGGTAAATGTTTTAAATGCTTCAACCAACACTGATGGAGGCATTTAAAGGGAGAGACCcggggaaaggggaatccctctgACTAGATCAGACCCATCTCTTGTATAGACAGATAGCCCAGGGTCTTATCGTAAAGCCCAAATAATAAACACGCATCTGGTATACACGAATGGTCTGTACAATACATGTATGGCCTCATTTATGATGATCGATGTATTATAAGTAGCAGAACATGGCACATGCATAAAGTACGGCTGCCTGTCCACCAGCggttttgcattgcgttccccatggCGATAATTCGGCtgcagggaacgcagtgcacgcttttcatagcgttgctatggaatgtCCagtcccccctgtccatgagcggagaatcatagcgattctccgctcgcggctgtcaaatcgcagcatgctgcaaattgccgtaattctctgcggtgagcccatccgtcagctggctcctccTGCAGCGGCGATCTGCTgcaggatatcgcaacgcccgtggaatGGCAGCCTACAACTCATCCTTCAAAAAACAAAAGCCTTGTACAGctacatcctgcaaaaaaaaaagtggactATTGGAGTGCAAAGAGGTGAAATATGAAAGCGTTGTGGTCCTCCCGGCGGTCACGTCCTCCCGGCGGTCACGTCCTCCCGGCGGTCACGTCCTCCCGGCGGTCACGTCCTCCCGGCGGTCGCGTCCTCCCGGCGGTATAATGGTAAATGATGCTGATTTTCTCTCTTTTTAGAATCATGTGAATTTAGTTCACAGAAAAGGTAGAACCAAAGTTTGCCCTGAAGCCGGCTGCGGGAAAAAGTTCTACCTGACGAACCACCTGCGCCGCCATATGATCATACACACAGGTATAGACCGGCACTGGGTGCAGAGATGCTGGAGCCGGGGACATGCTCTaacctcttcctccctctctacAGGCGTCCGTGAATTCATCTGTGAGACTTGTGGCAAATCATTCAAAAGGAAAAGTCACTTAGAAGTCCATAGGAGAACACACACCGGGGAGACCCCCCTACAGTAAGAGAGCCTTCTGGGTATAGTCCAGACCTGCATGCATTGTATTACTTCTGATCAGTTGGTGTGTAAGCCGGGATCATGTGCTGGTCAATAGTACATTGGGTacaggggggggagagaacgcCTCCAGTCTTTGTATTCATCACTCTAACATACTTTTTGTATTATCTCACGGTTTTCAAGATCGCTGCTTGTAATCGGTGCATGGAATGATTCTGCGGGTCCCCTTACAGGATGGCAGAATCATCCTTTACAAGGCGTTTCTGAGAGCCTCAAAAAAAGATGGGCTGCTGATGGCAAAAAGGAACAAGCTGCACTAGGTTGACAAAAGtgttggaactagagatgagcgagtatactcgctaaggcacattgctcgagcgagtagtgccttagccgagtatctccccgctcgtctctaaagattcgggggccgccgcgggtgacaggtgagctgcgggtgacaggtgagttgcggcggggagagagagatctcccctccgttcctccccgccggctcaTCGactctttagaggcgagcggggagatactcggctaaggcactactcgctcaagtaaagtgccttagcgagtatacgcgctcatGTCTAGTTGGGACacatagaagatgatgacatattattcacatttttcattcCGCTGTTAGGCCACCTTGGACCCAATGACTGTAACCCTCCTAGGAGCGCTTCCCGCCATATTTCAATAGATgggtggagggatttgcctccatgcCTCCAGGAGAGCTTCGGCTAGTGATGTGGGGGGTGGTGGGTGTTTTGCTCATGCACAGTTACTGCGTTCTAGTTTGTCCTAGAGATGCTTGGTGGGATTGCGATCGGCACTTTGGGCTGGCCGTAACTTTGCAGACGATCTGTTCCTCAAACCAAACCTCAACCCTGCGTGCCGTATGATGtggcgctcggtcatgttggCAGAGACACGGAGCTGAAAGTTGCAGAATTGTTATACATAGATGCATTTGGGAATCTCCTATATGAATTTTGCTTGGGGGCTAGAAGTGTTTATACAAAGACGCACATCCACTGaagggccactttattagagcccctagcCCTTTCACAGGGGGAGCTATGGAAATTAGAGTCATggtcccggagtgcagcataaagttatgtgacaagttttccgtgggaAGTCCAGTTATCGGAGTGACTTCCTACGTGATCTGGTCATCTTGGCTAGACTTGCCGGgttcaggatttcactgccagccTCATGGGGTTCTGTGGCACAATGTTAACAGTATACTTAGATTGGCGCGATCAAGGAAAAATATCCAGCAAAAAGGGGATGCTGTGGACGGCAACAACTCATCgcaaaaaggggtcagaggaggatgttaggaatcgttctgatgaacaggcgctgtacagtcaagagcagccaaaTATAACGCTGGCACCCCAATTAATGTGTCAGAACACACAGCTCGCCATCGCTTAGTACAGATTGGCCAGAGCAGCATACAACCAGTTccggcgccattgtgtctaacagAACCATAACGGTGAGACTCCAGCGGGTaaaagcgcaaaaattgtatctcTGAGCAATGGAGAaacatccagatttctgttgcacaatCGTGATAagagaatttggcgcaagctgtCTTGagtcaatgaccccttcctgtcagctggtcagaacatgtcagacctCCATTTAATCTGCAGCGActccaagaagcttcctgtccgcaggggccgatattcctgcaccacgatgaattgctgcagttttgaaggccaaaggagtccaaagcTCTTaccagatgggggtctctaataaggtgGTCCTTCAGTGTACCGTTGCAGTTCATGCTTACATACCCTTCTTTCTCTGCCAACAGGTGTGAAGTTTGCGGCTTCcagtgccggcagcgggcatctCTGAACTGGCACATGAAGAAGCACGGCTCTGTCATCCAGTACAGCTTCTCCTGCGAACAGTGTGGAAAACTCTTTGAGAAACGAGAGAGCGTCAAATTCCACAAGCTGAAGAGTCACCCGGAGGGGAGAGCCACGTGAGGGGGCCGTCCGGGTCACATGATAGTTTTATAAGTAGTGATAGTCTGATGTCCAGCGTCTTAGATTCCACCAGCTGAGCATGGCACCCCGGGAGCCAGGGCTCCTATATTTTTCGGGACCCAGCACAGTAGAACAGGCAGCGCCTCACTCCCTATATAAACACTAGCCAGAGCATTGCTGTCTGTATAGCGGATGCAGCATAAACTATGTAAGTAGCCGCTGCATACCATAAGTGATGTGCCCGCTTTTAGATCTGTTATCACTGCAATCTTGTCCTATTGAATGACGTCCCGCAGCagaccctttcttttttttttaaaggggatgttTAAACACTGCAGACCCTTTTTAAAAGGAGGCATCCCTGAGATCATCTGATCTTATCGGGGTGGAAACTGCAGCCTGCAAAGCACGGTTCTCTTGCAGCACCCACTAGAGGGGAAATGTAGCATCACACAGCAGACACTCAAATGCAGTCTTAGCGGGAGCTGCGCTTTCTTCCTTGACTAATGGAGGCCTCTGTGGTGTGCACATAGACGGGGTGGGGAGGTTGACCTGgatgtcattattttttttttttttgtcactgaaCCTAATTTTGTATTTGCTTCAGACTGGTAAGGTGCCATAGATAACACCGATCCCATATAAGGCATTACTAATCAATCCATGCAGACATTGGTCTAATATCAGTGCCTGAGGGCCCTTTTAGGTCCAGTCAAAGTTGTATTTGTTTGCGGTAACTGTTCTACTTCTCCAGAAAAGTAACTTTTAAGTTCTTTCAAAACTTATTTCGACATTAGAATTAACAGAACAATGGACATACATTTAAAGGGGAAGTCCAGCGTATGACATCAGTGGTGCAGTGCATGAAGAACTGTCATGGAAGTGGATGCTCTGCTTAAAGGAGGTTTGGTTACTCAAAAGGttttacacaagtggaaaatggaTTTGGATTTTGTCACAATTTTCCCATTACTGGATGTAATCCACGTTTTACTGCCAATTATGTCTTAGGCCTCTGACAGACTagcgtttttgcaaaaaaattgacAAAAGTCTGTGTCAGATGCTAAAACGTCTGCCGCATGGACCCCATCCAGCCCCCCGTTATTCAAGGAGGCTGCATACACTGaggtttgtttagttttttttttttttttctcacacagacatggactgcgtgaaaaaacaaaaaaaaatgcatggtCTATTGCCCATATTACAGGTGCCAACTGGGAG
The nucleotide sequence above comes from Eleutherodactylus coqui strain aEleCoq1 chromosome 2, aEleCoq1.hap1, whole genome shotgun sequence. Encoded proteins:
- the ZNF653 gene encoding zinc finger protein 653 isoform X1, giving the protein MAAPLVETPGSEEEEDDELGRKVRGRPRLNDMDRVRRRLESRKKYDCRRVYLGEAHGAWVLRRDRGGGDSGGEAWSDARLAAHLLALETGGQGKTDGDIQPNPPRRTRQKRCVNSLLSLMTWYSDHKSHCPHEPALSELDSSHHLYTTAVWQCHAGHHFFQDLRCPLKTLNYKVCDDEVSSDDSSSRPAPVIQVSEICDESDQPIHTLYSESMTEGEEQCTEESETVVCVPMGPGAEGLFEGVSQEALGQVVAAANCPSQVIIIAGPGYEALAAEGIQLDVSGGGSDDEGACTTLEAVTEFTQTEIGDDDDSEGGLTEENALYTLQAEESELVEAESVILHSPLSDPASMEEGSIGPVILESGKYQVEPVQRVIKEPEKKRNRRSRGVTDADGVPEMFHCPYEGCPQVYTALNSFQNHVNLVHRKGRTKVCPEAGCGKKFYLTNHLRRHMIIHTGVREFICETCGKSFKRKSHLEVHRRTHTGETPLQCEVCGFQCRQRASLNWHMKKHGSVIQYSFSCEQCGKLFEKRESVKFHKLKSHPEGRAT
- the ZNF653 gene encoding zinc finger protein 653 isoform X2, which encodes MAAPLVETPGSEEEEDDELGRKVRGRPRLNDMDRVRRRLESRKKKTDGDIQPNPPRRTRQKRCVNSLLSLMTWYSDHKSHCPHEPALSELDSSHHLYTTAVWQCHAGHHFFQDLRCPLKTLNYKVCDDEVSSDDSSSRPAPVIQVSEICDESDQPIHTLYSESMTEGEEQCTEESETVVCVPMGPGAEGLFEGVSQEALGQVVAAANCPSQVIIIAGPGYEALAAEGIQLDVSGGGSDDEGACTTLEAVTEFTQTEIGDDDDSEGGLTEENALYTLQAEESELVEAESVILHSPLSDPASMEEGSIGPVILESGKYQVEPVQRVIKEPEKKRNRRSRGVTDADGVPEMFHCPYEGCPQVYTALNSFQNHVNLVHRKGRTKVCPEAGCGKKFYLTNHLRRHMIIHTGVREFICETCGKSFKRKSHLEVHRRTHTGETPLQCEVCGFQCRQRASLNWHMKKHGSVIQYSFSCEQCGKLFEKRESVKFHKLKSHPEGRAT